The genomic segment CGGGGCAGGAGATCAAGTCCTTTCGCCTCGGCGATGAGCTTCCCGGCGGCGGCCGCCTCGAAGAGATCGCCAGAAACCTCGTGCAGATCCGATATCCTGGCGGTCCGCTGGAGGCGCTCCCTCTTTACAAGGGGGAAGGGCCAAAGGGCACCGCGTCCGTTCCCGCCACCAGCGGCACCAGCACCGACGGCACCAGCATCAAGGCTGTCGGCGAAAATCGCTGGGTGATCCCGCGCGGCGTCGCTGAGCAGGCCCGGGGCAACCTGAATGAACTGCTCAGGCAGGCACGCATGGAGCCAAACATTGTGGAAGGTCGCACCGAGGGCTTCGTGGTGCGAATGATCCGGCCGAAATCCCTTCTTGACACACTGGGTATTCAGCGCGGCGACGTCCTCAGGCAGATCAACGGCGTGCCGCTCGACAGCCCGGAAAAGGCGCTGCAGGTCTTCCAGCAATTGCGCGAAGTGAAGCGCCTCTCCATTGGCCTGGAGCGCAACGGCACCCCCATGAACTTTGAATACGAAGTAGAGTAGGAGGCTACCCCCGGTGAACGTCATGAGAACTCTGTGTATTGGCCTGCTTCTGGCCTGCCTGTCGCTGCACCTGCCTGGCGACGCCTGCGCGCAGCAGCAAAAAACCGAGGCGCCGGCCGCCGGGAAAGTGACCCTCGACTTCAAGGACATCGAACTGGCCGACCTCATTCAGACGATCAGCGAGATGACCGGCAGGAACTTCATCTTTGACGAAACGGTCAAGGGGAAGATTACCATTATCTCTCCCACG from the Desulfuromonadales bacterium genome contains:
- the gspC gene encoding type II secretion system protein GspC, producing the protein MLSTLQKNLPAICLMLTALLGLALGSLGAALTGKYLRPAVQPGKALAGERPAPVRKPLLTDYQVILQRNIFDSTAPGIGTLSDADTLGQGAAPAPRADLTLYGTVVAGARSLAVIHTGQEIKSFRLGDELPGGGRLEEIARNLVQIRYPGGPLEALPLYKGEGPKGTASVPATSGTSTDGTSIKAVGENRWVIPRGVAEQARGNLNELLRQARMEPNIVEGRTEGFVVRMIRPKSLLDTLGIQRGDVLRQINGVPLDSPEKALQVFQQLREVKRLSIGLERNGTPMNFEYEVE